A single window of Syntrophus gentianae DNA harbors:
- a CDS encoding AAA family ATPase — translation MIFENVADTDKKLRKVGYISSQEIATVVFLAGSTQKPILVEGPAGVGKTELAKAVAKALGRELIRLQCYEGLDESKALYDWEYSKQLLYTQMLKEKIQDIIADTRTLPEAMDRIALQEDAFFSERFVHPRPLLQAITSKEPAVLLIDEIDKSDPEFEAFLLELLSDFQVTIPEIGTKSARHIPFVFLTSNAFRELSDTLKRRCLYLHIDFPDKERELGILKVKFPGIDPVFAEKIVETVRTIRDLDLKKKPCVSETVDWTRSLIALQLFEIKPEVIRGTLNVLCKSEADAQKVRDHFSKPPKESFCTA, via the coding sequence ATGATTTTTGAAAATGTGGCGGATACCGACAAAAAGCTTCGGAAGGTGGGGTACATTTCCTCACAGGAAATCGCCACGGTGGTTTTTCTGGCAGGTTCGACCCAGAAACCGATCCTCGTGGAAGGACCGGCGGGAGTGGGAAAAACGGAACTGGCCAAGGCCGTGGCGAAGGCGCTGGGGCGGGAGCTGATCCGTCTCCAGTGTTATGAAGGGCTCGACGAAAGTAAGGCCCTCTATGACTGGGAGTATTCCAAACAGCTTCTCTACACCCAGATGCTGAAGGAGAAGATCCAGGACATCATCGCCGACACCCGGACCCTTCCGGAGGCAATGGACCGGATCGCCCTCCAGGAAGATGCTTTTTTTTCCGAGCGGTTCGTTCATCCCCGCCCTCTCCTTCAGGCCATCACCTCGAAAGAGCCCGCCGTGCTCCTGATCGATGAAATAGACAAGTCCGACCCGGAGTTCGAGGCCTTTCTCCTGGAGCTGCTCAGCGACTTTCAGGTGACGATCCCCGAAATCGGGACGAAAAGCGCCCGGCACATTCCCTTCGTGTTCCTCACCTCCAACGCCTTCCGCGAGCTGAGCGACACCCTCAAGCGGCGCTGCCTCTATCTGCACATCGACTTTCCTGATAAAGAACGGGAACTGGGAATCCTCAAAGTGAAATTCCCCGGCATCGATCCGGTCTTCGCCGAAAAGATCGTGGAAACCGTTCGAACCATCCGGGACCTGGATCTGAAGAAAAAGCCCTGCGTTTCGGAAACCGTGGACTGGACGCGGTCGCTCATTGCCCTGCAGCTGTTTGAGATCAAGCCGGAGGTGATCAGGGGAACCCTGAATGTCCTGTGCAAAAGCGAAGCGGACGCGCAGAAAGTCCGGGACCATTTCTCCAAGCCGCCAAAAGAAAGTTTCTGCACAGCCTAA
- a CDS encoding ABC transporter permease, with protein MKKWIAFWNILLKDMRAYYLKPPNISWGLIFPIAWTGMFFIKSGSGLESIPELLPGVIAISILFGTTSMLAVTITFEKKSRSFERLLLAPISLNLLMMAKTAGAILFGTVNAMIPIALSLLLADLSEISWATLLPAVILIAVVSTLLGLVIAVSSSEVFEAQTFSNFFRFPMIFLCGLFFPIEFLPPVLQPLSYLLPLTYGVDILRATTTGTNVMPLKLDFLLITFYCIILFYICRWNINRKWIS; from the coding sequence ATGAAAAAATGGATCGCTTTCTGGAATATCCTGCTGAAGGACATGCGGGCCTACTATCTCAAACCGCCAAATATCAGTTGGGGACTGATCTTTCCCATAGCCTGGACAGGGATGTTTTTCATCAAGTCGGGAAGCGGCCTGGAAAGCATTCCGGAACTGCTTCCGGGTGTCATCGCGATTTCCATCCTGTTTGGAACAACCTCGATGCTCGCCGTAACCATTACTTTTGAAAAAAAGAGCCGGTCGTTCGAAAGACTCCTTCTCGCACCCATTTCATTGAACCTTCTCATGATGGCCAAGACAGCCGGAGCGATTCTTTTCGGTACGGTCAACGCCATGATACCCATTGCTCTTTCATTGCTCCTGGCGGACCTCTCTGAAATATCATGGGCAACCTTGTTGCCTGCCGTCATTTTGATCGCGGTCGTTTCAACACTCCTGGGCCTCGTCATCGCCGTATCTTCCAGCGAAGTGTTCGAAGCCCAGACGTTTTCCAACTTCTTTCGCTTTCCCATGATCTTCCTCTGCGGCCTGTTCTTCCCGATAGAATTCCTTCCGCCGGTTCTGCAGCCTCTATCCTACCTTCTGCCTCTGACATATGGCGTAGACATTCTTCGAGCAACGACGACGGGCACGAATGTAATGCCTCTTAAGCTGGATTTCCTTCTCATCACATTTTATTGCATCATCCTTTTTTATATCTGCCGCTGGAACATTAATAGAAAATGGATCTCGTGA
- a CDS encoding ABC transporter ATP-binding protein, with protein METQEFIPAGKSRDTIIETVKLTKTFGDVTAVDEISFALLRGELFGFLGPNGAGKTTTINMLTGLSRPDSGKIRIAGQECTKNPKGIQHLIGIVPDESNLYPELSGFENLCFCASLYGLRKKERRERAAELLEIFGLKKEADRKFGGYSRGMKRKLTIAAGIIHRPQILFLDEPTTGIDVASARQIRQLIADLNRTGTTIFLTTHYIEEAERLCERIAFIVKGRIVRTDSVKNLLQPILGRQVMLVSVSNAESDLIRGLAAAFPSYAFESISPEQIRVESPEPIRLASLVRYIDTRNVVVKEARLYGPSLEDVFVRVTGIEADALKKEAEKKGATV; from the coding sequence ATGGAAACTCAGGAATTCATACCCGCAGGCAAAAGCCGGGATACCATCATCGAGACGGTTAAGTTGACAAAGACGTTCGGCGATGTGACGGCCGTCGATGAGATCTCCTTTGCCCTGTTGCGGGGAGAGCTTTTCGGCTTTCTCGGCCCGAATGGCGCAGGCAAAACGACAACCATCAACATGCTCACCGGCCTATCCAGGCCGGATTCGGGTAAAATTCGAATCGCCGGACAGGAGTGTACAAAAAATCCCAAAGGAATCCAGCATCTGATCGGCATCGTGCCCGATGAGAGCAATCTTTATCCAGAACTTTCCGGTTTTGAAAATCTCTGTTTCTGCGCCTCATTGTATGGCTTGCGCAAAAAGGAAAGACGGGAGCGGGCAGCTGAACTGCTGGAAATATTTGGGCTCAAAAAGGAGGCGGATCGGAAATTTGGGGGTTATTCACGGGGGATGAAACGGAAGCTTACCATTGCGGCGGGCATTATTCATCGTCCACAGATTCTCTTCCTCGATGAACCCACCACGGGCATCGATGTCGCCAGCGCCCGCCAGATCAGACAGCTTATTGCCGATCTTAACCGCACCGGAACGACGATCTTTCTGACAACGCACTACATCGAAGAAGCTGAAAGGCTATGTGAACGGATCGCTTTCATCGTCAAAGGCAGGATCGTTAGAACAGATTCGGTCAAGAACCTTCTCCAGCCTATCCTCGGCAGGCAGGTTATGCTGGTTTCCGTTTCCAATGCTGAATCCGACCTCATCCGGGGACTGGCGGCCGCTTTCCCGAGTTATGCTTTCGAGTCGATTTCGCCGGAGCAGATCCGCGTCGAGTCTCCAGAGCCAATCCGTCTTGCCTCCCTCGTGCGGTATATCGACACGCGGAACGTCGTCGTCAAGGAAGCCCGACTTTACGGCCCGTCGCTTGAAGACGTATTTGTAAGGGTGACAGGCATTGAAGCCGACGCCTTGAAAAAAGAGGCAGAGAAAAAAGGAGCGACGGTATGA